From a region of the Actinomycetota bacterium genome:
- a CDS encoding HAMP domain-containing histidine kinase: MAVVAAVAVVVAGLVSIPLVRNAAVAQARSTLGDLADLVAATLDGPRPPDTLDPRLRQLLAAQSVSEAYVVGPGLGRPEVVSPLVAAQLAAGLDVSTTAATDQGEVFLEGRPLGAGLSVVLVQPASIASQPADDAVRRLAVALVIGLAIAVVIGVLAARRLTRPLRSAADAANRMSAGERDVQLVPEGPAEVAEIAESLNRLSAALAASEGRQREFLLSVSHELRTPLTAVRGYAEALSDGVVAPDDVTRTGATMRAEAERLDRLVADLLDLARLGAADFRVDPVELDLASFGADAAEVWRVRCARAGITWHAELPAPVLVRTDPVRLRQIVDNLAENALRVTPAGRPVVLALRPDGDGWFVVEVRDGGPGLTADDLAVAFEPAALYARYRGVRTVGSGVGLALVGSLAQRLGGHAVAGVAPEGGARFTVRLPGGQGGGPLPGGYPRSDR, translated from the coding sequence ATGGCCGTCGTCGCCGCTGTCGCGGTCGTCGTGGCCGGGCTGGTGTCGATCCCGTTGGTCCGCAACGCTGCGGTGGCCCAGGCGCGCAGCACCCTGGGCGACCTGGCCGACCTCGTCGCGGCGACCTTGGACGGCCCCCGGCCGCCGGACACGTTGGATCCTCGGCTGCGGCAACTGCTGGCCGCCCAGTCCGTCAGCGAGGCGTACGTCGTCGGGCCCGGGCTCGGCCGGCCGGAGGTCGTCAGCCCGCTGGTGGCGGCCCAACTCGCGGCAGGGCTGGACGTGTCCACGACGGCCGCCACCGACCAGGGCGAGGTCTTCCTCGAAGGCCGGCCGCTGGGGGCGGGCCTCAGCGTCGTGTTGGTGCAGCCGGCGTCGATCGCCTCGCAACCGGCCGACGACGCGGTACGACGATTGGCCGTGGCCCTGGTGATCGGGCTGGCGATCGCCGTGGTGATCGGAGTGTTGGCGGCCCGCCGCCTCACCCGGCCACTGCGGTCGGCGGCCGATGCGGCCAACCGGATGTCGGCAGGGGAGCGGGACGTCCAACTGGTTCCGGAGGGACCCGCGGAGGTCGCGGAGATCGCCGAGTCACTGAACCGGCTGTCGGCGGCCCTGGCGGCCAGCGAGGGGCGGCAGCGCGAGTTCCTGCTGTCCGTCTCCCACGAGTTGCGGACGCCGCTCACCGCCGTCCGCGGCTACGCCGAGGCCCTGTCGGACGGGGTCGTCGCACCGGACGACGTCACCCGGACCGGGGCGACCATGCGCGCCGAAGCCGAACGGCTGGACCGGCTGGTGGCCGATCTGCTCGACCTCGCGCGGCTGGGCGCCGCGGACTTCCGGGTCGACCCGGTCGAGCTGGACCTGGCGAGTTTCGGTGCGGACGCTGCGGAGGTCTGGCGGGTGCGGTGCGCCCGGGCCGGTATCACCTGGCACGCGGAACTGCCTGCGCCCGTGCTGGTTCGTACCGATCCGGTGCGGTTGCGGCAGATCGTGGACAACCTCGCCGAGAACGCGCTGCGGGTGACCCCGGCCGGACGGCCCGTCGTGCTGGCGTTGCGCCCGGACGGCGACGGGTGGTTCGTGGTCGAGGTGCGTGACGGCGGGCCGGGCCTCACCGCGGACGACCTCGCCGTCGCTTTCGAACCCGCCGCGTTGTACGCCCGCTACCGCGGTGTGCGGACCGTGGGCAGTGGCGTCGGCCTCGCCCTGGTCGGCAGCCTGGCGCAGCGGTTGGGTGGGCACGCCGTGGCCGGCGTCGCGCCCGAGGGCGGCGCTCGGTTCACCGTCCGGCTGCCCGGGGGCCAGGGCGGGGGGCCACTGCCTGGCGGCTACCCTCGGTCGGACCGATGA
- a CDS encoding response regulator transcription factor, which translates to MPATDVRGLVLVVEDERPIADLIRMYLTREGFGVHVEHDGRGGLAAARSLHPVVIVLDVGLPELDGTEVCRRLRADGDWTPVIFCTARDDEVDRVLGLELGGDDYVTKPFSPRELVARVKAVVRRVTRPEEGGAVMTVGRVTLDRGRHRVVVDDTREITLTATEFDLLAHLMARPGRVLSREQLLSEVWGYSSVVGTRTVDVHVAQVRGKLGEASPIRTVRGVGYAADAVVDGASMAGSTSGSPDDEPWP; encoded by the coding sequence GTGCCAGCCACTGACGTCCGCGGCCTGGTCCTCGTCGTGGAAGACGAGCGGCCCATCGCCGACCTGATCCGCATGTACCTGACCCGCGAGGGTTTCGGGGTGCACGTCGAGCACGACGGCCGCGGCGGCCTGGCCGCTGCCCGTTCGCTGCACCCCGTGGTGATCGTCCTGGACGTCGGCCTCCCCGAGCTGGACGGGACCGAGGTCTGCCGACGACTGCGGGCCGACGGGGACTGGACGCCGGTGATCTTCTGCACCGCGCGCGACGACGAAGTCGACCGGGTGCTGGGTCTGGAGCTGGGCGGCGACGACTACGTCACCAAGCCGTTCAGCCCGCGCGAACTGGTCGCCCGGGTCAAGGCCGTGGTCCGCCGGGTGACCCGGCCGGAGGAGGGCGGCGCGGTCATGACGGTGGGCCGGGTGACCCTCGACCGTGGCCGGCATCGCGTGGTGGTCGACGACACCCGCGAAATCACGCTGACCGCAACGGAATTCGACCTCCTCGCCCACCTGATGGCGCGTCCCGGCCGGGTGCTCAGCCGCGAGCAGCTGCTGTCGGAGGTATGGGGCTACTCCTCGGTCGTCGGGACGCGCACCGTCGACGTCCACGTCGCGCAGGTACGCGGGAAGCTCGGCGAGGCCAGCCCGATCCGCACAGTGCGCGGCGTGGGGTACGCCGCGGACGCCGTCGTCGACGGTGCGTCGATGGCCGGGTCGACGTCGGGCTCGCCGGACGACGAGCCGTGGCCCTGA
- the hisH gene encoding imidazole glycerol phosphate synthase subunit HisH gives MSRPQVVVLDYGSGNLRSAQRALERAGAQVSVTADFDAAMAADGLVVPGVGAYEACIRGIRAVRGDQVVGRRLAGGRPVLGICVGMQVLFELGVEHGVRTEGLGEWPGVVERLHAQVLPHMGWNTVEVAEGSQLFAGVAAERFYFVHSYGVLRWTLGDSAPALSPARVSWSRHDEPFVAAVENGPLWATQFHPEKSGDAGAAVLRNWLATVPSGPAR, from the coding sequence GTGAGCCGACCCCAGGTGGTCGTCCTCGACTACGGCTCGGGCAACCTGCGGTCCGCGCAGCGGGCGCTGGAACGCGCCGGTGCGCAGGTCAGCGTGACCGCCGACTTCGACGCGGCGATGGCCGCGGACGGCCTCGTAGTGCCGGGGGTCGGGGCGTACGAGGCGTGCATCCGCGGCATCCGGGCGGTTCGAGGCGACCAGGTGGTGGGTCGCCGGCTCGCCGGCGGCCGGCCGGTACTCGGGATCTGCGTCGGGATGCAGGTGTTGTTCGAACTCGGGGTGGAGCACGGCGTCCGGACCGAGGGACTCGGGGAGTGGCCCGGAGTCGTGGAACGACTGCACGCCCAGGTGTTGCCCCACATGGGGTGGAACACCGTGGAGGTGGCCGAGGGTTCGCAACTGTTCGCCGGCGTCGCGGCCGAGCGGTTCTATTTCGTGCACTCCTACGGCGTCCTGCGGTGGACCTTGGGCGATTCGGCTCCCGCCCTGTCGCCGGCCCGGGTGAGCTGGTCGCGGCACGACGAGCCGTTCGTCGCCGCGGTCGAGAACGGGCCGCTGTGGGCCACCCAGTTCCATCCCGAGAAGAGCGGTGACGCGGGAGCGGCCGTCCTGCGCAACTGGCTGGCAACCGTGCCGTCGGGCCCGGCTCGATAG
- a CDS encoding TIGR03085 family protein produces MDARWARSERRGYADALAAAGPLAPTRCAGWSTRDLAAHTVIRDSRPDAMPGIVVPVLAGWTQRVQQDVATWPWQQLLDRVRSGPPWWSPVRLAPIDAATNTVEMFVHHEDVRRAQPGWTPRSLPAAEADALWHTVTRSARLALRGCPVGVWLQRDPGRAPRRGHGSDPSVTLWGPSPEIVLAVYGRSRNQAEVLGEPDAVAAFRSWRYADAPD; encoded by the coding sequence ATGGATGCACGCTGGGCTCGCTCGGAACGCCGTGGCTACGCGGACGCGCTGGCCGCGGCCGGTCCGCTGGCACCGACGCGATGCGCGGGCTGGAGCACCCGGGATCTGGCCGCGCACACCGTGATCCGCGATTCCCGGCCTGACGCGATGCCCGGAATCGTGGTGCCTGTCCTGGCCGGCTGGACGCAGCGCGTGCAACAGGACGTCGCGACGTGGCCGTGGCAGCAGCTGCTCGACCGGGTCCGGTCCGGGCCGCCCTGGTGGTCACCGGTCCGGCTGGCGCCGATCGACGCGGCAACCAACACCGTGGAGATGTTCGTCCATCACGAGGATGTGCGCCGGGCGCAGCCCGGCTGGACGCCCCGCAGCCTGCCCGCGGCCGAGGCAGACGCGTTGTGGCACACCGTCACGCGGTCGGCGCGGCTGGCGTTGCGCGGCTGTCCGGTCGGGGTGTGGCTGCAACGGGATCCGGGCCGGGCGCCCCGGCGCGGCCACGGCAGTGATCCGTCGGTCACGCTGTGGGGCCCCTCACCGGAGATCGTGCTGGCCGTCTACGGCCGCTCCCGCAACCAGGCCGAGGTGTTGGGCGAACCCGACGCGGTTGCGGCATTCCGGTCGTGGCGGTACGCCGACGCGCCGGACTGA
- the hisB gene encoding imidazoleglycerol-phosphate dehydratase HisB has protein sequence MSRTATVHRTTKESDVLVELDLDGTGTADVATGVPFYDHMLAQLGKHGGFDLTVRTTGDLEIDAHHTVEDTSLAFGAALREALGDKVGIRRFGDALVPLDEALTQAAVDLSGRPYVVHTEPELVELIGSYDTTLTRHVWESISASAQIALHVRVISGRNAHHIVESQFKAVARAMRDAVALDARVVGVPSTKGAL, from the coding sequence ATGAGTCGCACGGCCACGGTGCACCGCACCACCAAGGAGAGCGACGTCCTGGTCGAACTGGACCTCGACGGGACCGGCACGGCCGACGTCGCCACCGGGGTGCCGTTCTACGACCACATGCTGGCCCAGCTGGGCAAGCACGGCGGCTTCGACCTGACGGTCCGGACCACCGGCGACCTCGAGATCGATGCTCACCACACCGTCGAGGACACCTCGCTCGCCTTCGGCGCCGCGCTGCGGGAAGCGTTGGGGGACAAGGTCGGTATCCGCCGGTTCGGTGACGCCCTGGTCCCGCTCGACGAGGCTCTCACGCAGGCCGCGGTGGACCTGTCCGGCCGGCCGTATGTGGTGCATACCGAGCCGGAACTGGTGGAACTCATCGGGTCCTACGACACCACGCTCACCCGCCATGTCTGGGAGTCCATCAGCGCGTCGGCGCAGATCGCGCTGCACGTGCGAGTGATCTCCGGCCGCAACGCCCACCACATCGTGGAGTCCCAGTTCAAGGCGGTGGCCCGGGCGATGCGTGACGCGGTCGCGCTGGACGCGCGCGTCGTGGGCGTGCCGTCGACCAAGGGCGCGCTGTAG
- the hisF gene encoding imidazole glycerol phosphate synthase subunit HisF codes for MTVAVRVIPCLDVDAGRVVKGVNFVALRDAGDPVELAKAYDAAGADELVFLDITASSGGRQTTYDVVSRTAEQVFIPLTVGGGVRTVDDFDRLLRAGADKVGVNTAALQRPQLLTDAAARFGAQCVVLSIDARRCGPQHVTGSGFEVTTHGGRRGTGVDAVDWARRAAQLGAGEILLNSMDADGTRDGFDLPLIEAVRAVVDVPVIASGGAGAVGDFLPAVRAGADAVLAASVFHFGELTLAQVKAALRSGGVEVR; via the coding sequence GTGACCGTCGCGGTCCGGGTCATCCCGTGTCTCGACGTCGACGCCGGTCGAGTCGTCAAGGGCGTCAACTTCGTCGCGCTGCGGGACGCCGGCGATCCGGTGGAACTGGCCAAGGCGTACGACGCGGCCGGTGCCGACGAGTTGGTGTTCCTCGACATCACCGCGTCCAGCGGTGGCCGGCAGACCACGTACGACGTGGTGTCCCGCACCGCCGAGCAGGTGTTCATCCCGCTGACCGTGGGCGGCGGCGTGCGCACCGTCGACGATTTCGACCGACTGCTGCGGGCCGGCGCGGACAAGGTGGGAGTCAACACGGCCGCGTTGCAACGGCCGCAGTTGCTCACCGACGCGGCAGCGCGATTCGGCGCGCAGTGCGTGGTGCTGTCGATCGACGCCCGCCGCTGCGGGCCGCAGCACGTGACCGGCAGCGGTTTCGAGGTGACCACCCACGGCGGGCGGCGCGGCACCGGGGTGGACGCGGTGGACTGGGCGCGACGCGCCGCCCAACTCGGTGCCGGCGAGATCCTGCTGAACTCGATGGACGCCGACGGCACCCGGGACGGTTTCGACCTCCCCCTCATCGAGGCGGTGCGGGCCGTCGTGGACGTCCCGGTCATCGCCAGCGGGGGTGCCGGCGCCGTCGGCGACTTCCTGCCCGCGGTGCGAGCCGGCGCTGACGCGGTGCTGGCCGCGAGCGTCTTCCACTTCGGCGAACTCACGCTGGCGCAGGTGAAGGCGGCGCTGCGGTCGGGCGGCGTCGAGGTCCGCTGA
- the trpC gene encoding indole-3-glycerol phosphate synthase TrpC, with protein MTVLDDIVAGVRADLESRMATTPLDQLKALADRRPAARDLRSVLSADGVQVIAEVKRSSPSKGQLAAIADPAALACDYEAGGAHVISVLTEERRFGGSLADLAAVRAAVDIPVLRKDFIVGSYQLWEARAYGADVVLLIVAALPQLALVSLIERAASIGLATLVEVHDAEEVDRALDAGATVIGVNARNLKTLEVDRTTFARLAPRIPDRCLRVAESGVRGPHDLIAYANAGADAVLVGESLVVGQDPRAAVHDLVTAGAHPAIKHARG; from the coding sequence GTGACGGTGCTCGACGACATCGTGGCGGGAGTCCGTGCCGATCTCGAGTCACGCATGGCAACGACTCCGCTCGACCAGCTGAAGGCCCTCGCCGACCGCCGGCCGGCGGCCCGCGACCTGCGGTCGGTGCTGTCGGCCGACGGGGTGCAGGTCATCGCCGAGGTCAAGCGGTCCAGTCCGAGCAAGGGGCAACTGGCGGCGATCGCGGACCCGGCCGCGTTGGCCTGCGACTACGAGGCCGGCGGTGCCCACGTCATCAGCGTGCTGACGGAGGAACGCCGGTTCGGCGGCAGCCTGGCCGACCTCGCGGCGGTCCGCGCCGCGGTGGATATCCCGGTGTTGCGCAAGGACTTCATCGTCGGGAGCTATCAGCTCTGGGAGGCCCGGGCGTACGGCGCCGACGTCGTGCTGCTCATCGTCGCCGCACTGCCGCAGCTGGCCCTGGTGAGCCTGATCGAGCGCGCCGCCTCGATCGGCCTGGCCACCCTCGTCGAGGTCCACGACGCCGAGGAGGTCGACCGCGCGCTGGATGCCGGCGCGACGGTCATCGGCGTCAACGCGCGCAACCTCAAGACGCTCGAGGTGGACCGGACCACGTTCGCCCGGCTCGCGCCCCGCATTCCCGACCGCTGCCTACGGGTCGCCGAGTCCGGGGTGCGGGGGCCGCACGACCTGATCGCCTACGCCAACGCCGGAGCGGACGCGGTGTTGGTCGGGGAGAGCCTCGTCGTCGGACAGGATCCGCGAGCCGCCGTCCACGACCTGGTCACCGCCGGGGCGCACCCGGCCATCAAGCACGCCCGCGGCTGA
- a CDS encoding anthranilate synthase component I, giving the protein MAATFTGDATPDLPAFRALAGRRRVIPVVRRLLADGETPVGLYRKLAGERAGTFLLESAENGRTWSRYSFVGVRCPAMLTAVDGQATWIGTPPAGVPTGGDPLEALRDTVSLLHTERLAGLPPLTSGMVGLLAYDAVRRWERLPDNNPDELAIPEVALLLAADLAVLDHSDGSVLLVANVIDANVSDTNVSGADGNADRNSDGSGTADPAAVDAAWRDAVARLDRMQRDLAQPAGSTVAAYDPDAAADVTARTERAAYLAGVERSREYIRAGDAFQIVLSQRFEAPCPASALDVYRILRVTNPSPYMYLLRIPVAGTAADGGVPAQVGFDVVGSSPEALVTVTDGQAVMHPIAGSRPRGATEAEDAALADQLLADAKELAEHLMLVDLGRNDLGRVCAAGSVEVAAFMEIERYSHIMHIVSTVVGRLAPGRTAYDALAATFPAGTLSGAPKVRAMQIIDELEPARRGLYGGVVGYLDFAGDLDTAIAIRTAVIRDGVAYVQAGAGIVADSDPATEDQECRAKAAAVLRAVAVAATLRSPGGGG; this is encoded by the coding sequence ATCGCGGCCACGTTCACCGGCGACGCGACGCCCGACCTGCCGGCCTTCCGGGCGCTGGCCGGCCGCCGCCGGGTGATCCCGGTCGTGCGGCGACTCCTCGCCGACGGTGAAACCCCGGTGGGGCTGTACCGCAAGCTCGCCGGCGAGCGGGCCGGCACGTTCCTGCTGGAGTCCGCCGAGAACGGCCGCACCTGGTCGCGCTACTCCTTCGTCGGCGTCCGGTGCCCGGCGATGCTGACTGCGGTCGACGGGCAGGCGACCTGGATCGGTACCCCGCCGGCCGGCGTCCCGACCGGCGGCGATCCGCTGGAAGCGTTGCGGGACACGGTCTCGCTGCTGCACACCGAGCGCCTGGCGGGCCTGCCGCCGCTGACGTCGGGGATGGTCGGGCTGCTGGCGTACGACGCGGTCCGGCGTTGGGAACGTCTGCCGGACAACAACCCGGACGAACTCGCCATCCCCGAGGTGGCCCTGCTGCTGGCTGCCGACCTGGCCGTCCTCGACCACTCCGACGGCTCGGTCCTGCTGGTCGCCAACGTCATCGACGCCAACGTCAGCGATACCAACGTCAGCGGCGCCGACGGCAATGCCGACCGCAACTCCGACGGCAGCGGTACGGCGGACCCCGCGGCCGTCGACGCCGCGTGGCGGGACGCGGTCGCCCGGCTGGACCGGATGCAGCGGGATCTCGCTCAGCCCGCCGGGTCCACCGTCGCGGCCTACGACCCGGACGCCGCGGCCGACGTGACCGCGCGGACCGAGCGCGCGGCGTACCTGGCCGGCGTCGAGCGGTCCCGGGAGTACATCCGGGCCGGCGACGCCTTCCAGATCGTGCTGTCCCAACGGTTCGAGGCCCCGTGCCCGGCCAGTGCCCTGGACGTGTACCGCATCCTGCGGGTGACCAACCCGAGTCCGTACATGTACCTGTTGCGGATCCCGGTCGCCGGTACCGCGGCCGACGGTGGCGTGCCGGCGCAGGTGGGTTTCGACGTCGTCGGGTCCTCGCCCGAAGCGCTGGTCACGGTCACCGACGGCCAGGCGGTGATGCATCCGATCGCCGGGAGCCGGCCGCGCGGGGCGACCGAGGCGGAGGACGCGGCGCTGGCCGACCAGTTGCTCGCCGACGCCAAGGAACTCGCCGAGCACCTGATGCTGGTCGACCTGGGCCGCAACGACTTGGGCCGGGTCTGTGCCGCCGGATCGGTGGAGGTCGCGGCGTTCATGGAGATCGAGCGGTACTCCCACATCATGCACATCGTCTCGACGGTGGTCGGCCGGCTCGCGCCGGGCCGCACGGCGTACGACGCCCTGGCCGCAACCTTCCCGGCCGGCACGCTGTCCGGCGCACCCAAGGTGCGCGCCATGCAGATCATCGACGAGCTCGAACCGGCGCGGCGCGGACTGTACGGCGGGGTCGTCGGGTACCTCGACTTCGCCGGCGACCTCGACACCGCCATCGCGATCCGGACCGCGGTGATCCGCGACGGCGTCGCCTACGTGCAGGCAGGCGCCGGCATCGTCGCGGACTCCGACCCGGCCACCGAGGACCAGGAGTGCCGCGCCAAGGCCGCTGCCGTGCTGCGCGCGGTGGCGGTCGCCGCGACGCTTCGCTCGCCCGGCGGTGGCGGGTGA
- the hisI gene encoding phosphoribosyl-AMP cyclohydrolase, whose translation MTDVAATTGQPALDPAVAARLKRDANGLVVAVAQQWDTGEVLMVAWMNDEALHRTLTSGRATYFSRSRQRLWVKGETSGHVQSVKEVRLDCDGDTVLLQVDQAGAACHTGDRTCFDADVLLRGAIDQHDLAAGGPA comes from the coding sequence GTGACCGACGTAGCCGCGACGACGGGGCAGCCCGCACTCGACCCCGCTGTCGCGGCCCGGCTCAAGCGGGACGCGAACGGCCTGGTGGTCGCCGTAGCCCAGCAGTGGGACACCGGCGAGGTACTCATGGTCGCCTGGATGAACGACGAGGCGCTGCACCGCACCCTCACCAGCGGCCGGGCCACCTACTTCAGCCGGAGCCGGCAGCGGCTGTGGGTCAAGGGCGAGACGTCCGGTCATGTGCAGTCGGTGAAGGAGGTCCGGCTGGACTGCGACGGCGACACCGTGCTGCTCCAGGTCGATCAGGCCGGCGCCGCCTGCCACACCGGTGACCGCACCTGTTTCGACGCCGACGTGCTGCTGCGCGGGGCGATCGACCAGCACGACCTCGCCGCCGGAGGTCCCGCGTGA
- the priA gene encoding bifunctional 1-(5-phosphoribosyl)-5-((5-phosphoribosylamino)methylideneamino)imidazole-4-carboxamide isomerase/phosphoribosylanthranilate isomerase PriA yields MADVLQLLPAVDVADGTAVRLVQGEAGSETSYGDPWQAALAWQEAGAEWIHLVDLDAAFGRGSNRALLASVVGRLDVAVELSGGIRDDESLRSALATGCRRVNIGTAALENPQWCAAAIAEFGDRIAVGLDVRGTTLAARGWTQQGGELFDTLARLDRDGCARYVVTDVTKDGTLAGPNLDLLRQVCAATDRPVVASGGVSSLADLSALAGLVDLGVEGCIVGKALYAKAFTLQEALAEVAGAASVR; encoded by the coding sequence ATGGCCGACGTCCTGCAGTTGTTGCCCGCTGTCGATGTTGCCGATGGCACCGCCGTCCGGCTGGTGCAGGGCGAGGCCGGGTCGGAGACGTCGTACGGCGACCCCTGGCAGGCGGCCCTGGCCTGGCAGGAGGCCGGCGCCGAATGGATCCACCTGGTCGACCTCGACGCGGCGTTCGGGCGCGGCAGCAACCGTGCGCTGCTGGCGTCGGTGGTCGGCCGGCTGGACGTGGCCGTGGAGTTGTCCGGCGGCATCCGCGACGACGAGTCCCTTCGGTCCGCGCTGGCCACCGGATGCCGGCGGGTCAACATCGGCACCGCGGCGCTGGAGAACCCGCAGTGGTGCGCGGCGGCCATCGCCGAGTTCGGCGACCGGATCGCGGTGGGCCTCGACGTGCGGGGTACGACGCTGGCGGCGCGTGGCTGGACCCAGCAGGGCGGCGAGCTGTTCGACACCCTGGCCCGCCTCGATCGCGACGGTTGCGCCCGGTACGTCGTGACCGACGTGACCAAGGACGGCACGCTGGCCGGCCCCAACCTCGACCTGCTCCGCCAGGTGTGCGCGGCCACCGATCGACCGGTCGTCGCCAGCGGGGGAGTCTCCTCGTTGGCCGACCTGTCGGCCCTGGCCGGGCTGGTCGACCTCGGGGTGGAGGGGTGCATCGTCGGGAAGGCGTTGTATGCCAAGGCTTTCACATTGCAGGAGGCGCTCGCCGAGGTCGCCGGAGCGGCGTCGGTCCGGTGA